The following coding sequences lie in one Cryptococcus neoformans var. neoformans B-3501A chromosome 2, whole genome shotgun sequence genomic window:
- a CDS encoding hypothetical protein (HMMPfam hit to adh_short, short chain dehydrogenase, score: 85.2, E(): 1.7e-22): MSSTDLGGQAAVITGGGKNLGALIKPLLRSQIAKTLAKQGVNVAIHYNSASSKSETEATLKTLGSYGVKAAAFQANLTTEASVEKLFSDAAAALGVSKFDIAINTVGKVLKKPIVETTEQGFDDMFLVNSKCAFFFIKHAAKNLNEGGTIISLVTSLLGAFAPGYSTYQGSKAPVEWFTKSAAKELQPKNIRVNCVAPGPMDTPFFYGQETEDAVAFHKSQALTGRLTDIKDIAPLVEFLCKDKWITGQVIFCKSIYEMTRNFVADILHVPANGGYTTR, encoded by the exons ATGTCATCAACTGATCTCGGAGGCCAAGCTGCCG TCATCACTGGCGGTGGTAAGAATCTTGGTGCTTTG ATTAAACCCCTGCTTCGCTCGCAGATTGCGAAGACTCTCGCCAAGCAGGGAGTCAACGTTGCGATCCATTACAACTCGGCCAG TTCCAAGTCCGAGACAGAAGCTACATTGAAGACACTCGGATCGTATGGGGTCAAAGCCGCTGCTTTCCAGGCCAATCTTACCACTGAGGCATCAGTTGAGAA ACTCTTCTCAGACGCAGCAGCTGCTCTTGGAGTGTCCAAGTTCGATATCGCCATCAATACGGTCGGTAAGGTTCTTAAAAAGCCTATCGTTGAAACAACAGAGCAAGGATTCGACGACATGTTCCTAGTCAACTCAAAGTGtgccttcttttttatCAAGCATGCGGCCAAGAATCTCAACGAGGGGGGCACGATTATATCACTCGTGACTTCACTCCTTGGAGCATTTGCGCCTGGTTATTCAACTTATCAAGGCAGTAAAGCTCCTGTAGAGTGGTTCACTAAGTCGGCTGCCAAGGA GCTTCAGCCTAAGAATATTAGGGTCAACTGTGTGGCTCCGGGGCCAATGGacactcccttcttttaCGGGCAAGAGACTGAAGATGCCGTTGCTTTCCATAAAAGCCAGGCGCTCACAGGACGGCTCACAGATATTAAAGATATTGCACCATTGGTGGAGTTCCTTTGCAAGGATAAGTGGATTACCGGACAAGTCATCTTCTGTAAGTCGATTTATGAGATGACAAGGAACTTCGTTGCTGACATTTTGCACGTCCCAGCAAATGGAGGTTACACGACTCGCTGA
- a CDS encoding hypothetical protein (HMMPfam hit to Glycos_transf_2, Glycosyl transferase, score: 125.8, E(): 1e-34) → MSESYAINMPSVAAQTAPSPTDKYSVILPTYNERKNLPVIVWLLAKTFETDGINWEIVIVDDASPDGTQEIAKQLAGIYGEDKIVLKPRAGKLGLGTAYVHGLNYCTGNFVIIMDADFSHHPKFIPEFIKLQKLHNLDIVTGTRYSSHPSPKPTASSLSIGLGPGGVYGWDLKRKLVSRGANYLADTVLTPGVSDLTGSFRLYRLHVIKDIISRCTSKGYVFQMEIIVRARALGYTVGEVPITFVDRIYGESKLSGNEIVGYAKGVASLWWSV, encoded by the exons ATGTCCGAATCCTACGCCATAAACATGCCCTCAGTCGCAGCTCAAACCGCCCCATCTC CTACCGATAAGTACTCTGTCATTTTACCTACATATAATGAAAGAAAGAACCTTCCTGTAATTGTTTGGCTCCTGGCCAAAACGTTTGAAACTGA CGGAATCAACTGGGAAATTGTCATTGTCGACGATGCCAGTCCGGATGGGACCCAAGAAATTGCCAAGCAGCTTGCTGGAATTTACGGAGAGGACAAGATT GTCTTGAAACCCCGTGCGGGTAAGCTTGGTCTCGG GACGGCGTATGTCCATGGGTTGAATTATTGCACTGGCAACTTTGTCATTATCATGGATGCCGATTTCTCACATCAT CCCAAATTCATCCCCGAATTCATCAA GCTTCAAAAACTCCACAACCTCGACATTGTCACGGGGACTCGATATTCCTCTCATCCGTCTCCTAAACCTACtgcctcctctctttctatcGGGCTTGGTCCTGGTGGGGTCTACGGATGGGATCTCAAGCGTAAACTCGTGTCCCGCGGAGCCAACTACCTGGCAGATACCGTCCTCACCCCCGGCGTTAGTGATTTGACTGGCAGTTTCCGTCTGTATCGCCTGCACGTCATCAAAGACATCATCTCTAGATGCACGAGCAAGGGTTACGTTTTCCAGATGGAGATTATCGTTCGAGCGCGGGCTTTGGGTTACACTGTGGGAGAGGTTCCGATCACCTTTGTGGACAGAATTTATGGGGAGAGTAAGCTGAGCGGGAATGAGATTGTCGGATATGCCAAGGGTGTTGCAAGTCTATGGTGGAGTGTgtaa
- a CDS encoding hypothetical protein (HMMPfam hit to HEAT, HEAT repeat, score: 39.3, E(): 1.1e-08): MSSKAKVGSWLEHNDKSQAEAYESASENDDLDDGRINGKHPIDVDEEDEDDAEIAGEVIGRREDDISWEELGQSMRLSLSDPSKKRRRAFISRYLYVSEQSPPPAQVPMVLTTLLSCLSLSGDIDHSDDIVSVLQELVRRDEKMEEGKMKLGDKLVKWSSMEVEKMANPAKSITPVNLFPFLVLLVSLISTLSSTRSPADQFISSSQGQDLFLSLALVLDAMRSGEKELSSEGRVRRLRKKSGIRIWRLLREHRASLPLILHSLVTRTCSTPARLSVLISHVVGVALRLKALPKGIEGPSGREIVEHEKDAILNYYSTNILGAKSAIARHSSTVFQEFVSEFVSYQVLSEKLIPQAEKMLLRSPEVALELLADLLTFCTHDISPLLPAKLLNPTLSASKSSNADTRNKSRILLRAIIERCSDKTVQGKIASEIIALPKGGKTASPEHRTVLFNMLTDLPVSDAVSPSVVDTLPTLIAKEGNEPAFQTLCSALGHHLFHTFSSNQSMAASASQALLKELASTKIPTRRALSNAVGQAIWEIGSKGQQFSMEGEKLISAIAPALENNLKAASVCPPANPTGFLEGYVALALALGPLKGMPSAEKLTSSPAMEGILATSPKPSFVLNDKVYQRLPSSEDNLWLLRSLEGIVGGSSSKINTDGARISIGLAFIHLVFESKSSPVRRGALEVLSKLTKAQPQVIGRIVRFALQSWLQAQDERRAAAKPSSEEEETVTSKSRDIGRLLSSIFVADIDTPKDILENLAVDFIVLAHHPEISPEAQTSWVGLVQALGLDPAAVARDAKDRILVELWEAAGTPPSDVRLAEAAYHAATTLAFICPSVYVDAFVHQLKEDLNPASLAFIGLEERGIWATPEDQTFVDVLAQKKDGVPENKNRKDYATEKWEQEVRESLAKKRTATAGVKHSKQDQALINAQLAKESATRQQIRHVQGALNRGIELVSALTKAGNVEVERCVGGMAAALLSSVFAAGSFLVDGRAFDVFSQLGNLASERLGETRRLLMATILRFSESPFVPSDYLDEPLGEVTTRIMHQIHFIAAQSPLDSTTYSLTSLLLSVVVESGGVGVEGQSDEALEQLTLVVAIIATCVGEFENGTYPRLETIRALLHILTTYTKLSKDAASALADLGAAIKDVATQGEIREMISGTLSKESYVRNAALQALTPVDITDFDYLEELWIAMHDDDEQNANLASHIWEDNGLDLPENYLASLLAYLCHDSAAVRLGTAKALAESADQYPQQVEPTINGLEVLYVEKAKLLVPEYDQFGMIIPETVNRPDPWESRVAIAAALEKMAPLLSTDMITPIFDFLIKQETLGDRHSAVRSAMLNAAIKIIDLHGGLTVTSLMKMFEDHLAANLPASETNDYIKEAVVILFGRLARHLDSTDPRIPKVVDRLVEALNTPSELVQSAVADCLPPLVRDMAEECEYLVDRLFSTLTTGAKYAARRGAAYGLAGVVKGRGLQSLKEYELMDKLKDAAEDKDKSAYQSRQGALFAYETLSGTLGKVFEPYVIEIIPQLLALFGDANADVREATQDCAQVIMSRVSGHCVKLMLPTLLDALEEKQWRTKKGAIELLGAMAFCAPRQLSLSLPTIIPHLTGVINDSHAQVKSAANTSLKRFGEVLNNPEIKAIQSTLMKALADPTAKTNTALSSLLKTTFEHYLDAPSLALVMPIIDRGLRQRSSETKRKSAQIVGNMASLTETRDLVPYLDQLMPLVHDVLIDPVPEARATAAKSLGTLVERLGETNFPNLVNELLQTLRSDTSGVDRQGAAQGLSEVLSGLGMERLEGLMPDIITSTASPRPYVREGFISLLVYLPATFGHRFAPHLSRVIPPVLNGLADDSEYVREASMRAGKMIIANYSGKAVDLLLPELEKGMLDPSWRIRQSSISLTGELLYKVTGISGKVELEEEDAPTQSADHARRALLEALGAERRDRVLAALYIVRQDAVGVVRQASIHIWKALVQNTPKTTRDILGILMQILMSLLGSSHVEQQETASRTIGELCRKNGERILGSIIPILQEAISSPDAKTKEGACLAFADVMASTNKDIISEHEDAIISSIRAALVDSEPSVRAAAAKTFDSAQHYMGTKAIDQTIPTLLEAMRHPGESSETALQALQEVMSVRANSVFPVLIPTLIAQPITAFNARALGQLVKVAGSALNRRLDTVLNALVLSLEKETSEEILEELNAAIESLLESVEDSEGIHLLEMLLLGWARDVNPTRRSTACDIFGTFCQVNDSDTSEYRIDWIRVLISLMDDDVEEVVTSAWEALDHFVKTIDKSELEDLVVPLRRAIESAGAPGRPVPGFSRPKGVQSIVPILLGGVLSGTQEQKEQAALGIGELVQRTTEAAIKPYIIQLAGPLIRVISGQAIAPQIKTAILTTLTVLLEEVPQLVKPFHPQLTRTFVKSAQDPAALSVRNKAASGLGELMKHQPRVDPLITELIGGVRSGDSDIAPSMANALAAVCSSAGKNIGAAAKASIVELAEEAFEEKRSESYNLAISRVVAGLARTDPQCIKEIIDSFVAPALPPTPLVSIMILTVLEESPDVFYDLDCVEDIVRRVMSSISADSSAAARPAREARELMRKGRYGDDEKVQTLLR; this comes from the exons ATGTCGTCAAAAGCCAAAGTAGGCTCGTGGCTTGAGCACAACGACAAGTCTCAAGCGGAAGCCTATGAATCAGCCTCAGAAAATGACGAtcttgatgatggaagaattAATGGGAAACATCCCATAGAtgtggacgaggaagacgaggatgacgCGGAAATAGCAGGAGAAGTGAtagggagaagggaagatgataTCAGTTGGGAGGAGCTTGGACAGTCCATGAGGCTTTCATTGTCAGATCCAAgtaaaaagagaagaagagcattCATTTCTCGATATCTTTACGTTTCAGAACAAT CACCTCCACCAGCTCAAGTACCAATGGTGTTAACGACATTGCTTTCAtgtctttccctttcgGGGGACATCGACCACAGCGATGATATTGTATCAGTTCTCCAAGAGCTTGTGCGTAGggatgagaagatggaagagggcaAGATGAAACTTGGAGACAAGCTCGTGAAGTGGTCGAGCATGGAAGTGGAAAAGATGGCGAACCCAGCAAAGAG CATCACGCCCGTTAATCTGTTCCCATTCCTTGTCTTGCTCGTCTCTCTAATTTCCACGTTATCCTCAACACGGTCGCCTGCCGATCAAttcatttcctcttcccaagGTCAagatcttttcctttctctaGCCTTGGTCCTGGATGCCATGCGTTcaggagagaaagaactCTCTTCAGAAGGCCGAGTGAGGAGACTTCGAAAAAAGTCTGGAATAAGAATCTGGAGGCTGTTGCGAGAACACAGGGCGTCTTTGCCGTTGATACTGCATTCGCTCGTGACAAGAACATGCTCTACTCCTGCTCGACTATCTGTACTTATAAGTCATGTCGTTGGCGTGGCTTTGCGCCTCAAAGCCCTTCCTAAGGGTATCGAGGGACCGTCTGGGAGGGAAATTGTTGAGCACGAAAAGGACGCAATCTTGAACTACTATTCTACCAATATCCTTGGCGCCAAATCAGCGATTGCCCGCCACTCGTCGACAGTATTTCAGGAATTCGTGTCCGAATTTGTTTCTTATCAGGTCCTCTCCGAGAAACTTATTCCTCAGGCTGAAAAGATGCTGCTTCGATCGCCTGAAGTGGCTCTTGAGCTTTTGGCTGATCTTCTCACTTTCTGCACCCACGATATCTCTCCGCTTCTTCCCGCCAAGCTGCTCAATCCCACACTTTCTGCCTCAAAATCATCCAATGCTGATACTCGAAATAAATCACGGATTCTTTTGCGAGCTATCATTGAAAGATGCTCAGACAAGACTGTGCAAGGGAAAATTGCCAGTGAAATCATAGCTCTTCCGAAGGGCGGTAAAACGGCCAGTCCCGAACACCGAACTGTGCTTTTCAATATGCTCACCGACCTGCCCGTATCCGACGCTGTTTCACCCTCGGTAGTCGATACCCTTCCAACCCTCATTGCTAAAGAGGGCAACGAACCTGCATTCCAAACTCTCTGTTCTGCCCTCGGtcaccatcttttccataccttttcttccaaccAGTCTATGGCCGCTTCCGCTAGCCAAGCTCTTTTGAAAGAACTTGCGTCCACCAAGATCCCAACTCGCCGTGCCCTTTCAAATGCCGTCGGTCAGGCTATCTGGGAAATTGGCAGCAAGGGTCAGCAATTCTCGATGGAAGGTGAGAAGCTCATAAGCGCAATTGCCCCTGCCCTAGAGAATAATCTCAAGGCCGCTTCCGTTTGTCCTCCTGCCAATCCCACAGGTTTCCTTGAAGGCTACGTCGCCCTCGCACTTGCTCTTGGCCCTCTCAAGGGTATGCCCTCTGCGGAGAAGCTTACCTCCAGCCCGGCAATGGAAGGTATCCTTGCGACCTCACCAAAGCCGTCTTTCGTGCTTAACGACAAAGTGTACCAACGACTACCCTCATCAGAAGATAACCTTTGGCTGTTGAGGTCCCTTGAGGGCATCGTAGGTGGTTCAAGTAGCAAAATTAACACAGATGGTGCCAGGATCTCTATAGGACTGGCTTTCATCCACTTGGTCTTTGAAAGCAAGTCTAGCCCTGTCAGGCGTGGAGCTCTTGAAGTTCTGTCCAAGCTTACAAAGGCTCAGCCTCAAGTAATTGGCCGAATAGTCCGATTCGCTCTTCAGTCATGGCTTCAGGCTCAAGACGAGCGCCGCGCCGCGGCCAAACCTTCTtctgaggaggaagagaccGTGACCAGCAAGTCTCGAGACATTGGCCGTCTTCTGTCGTCCATTTTTGTCGCCGATATTGATACCCCTAAGGATATTCTGGAGAATCTTGCTGTGGACTTTATCGTGCTCGCCCATCATCCTGAAATTAGTCCTGAAGCACAAACGAGCTGGGTCGGGTTGGTGCAAGCTCTGGGCCTTGATCCCGCTGCAGTGGCGCGAGATGCAAAGGACAGAATCTTGGTTGAATTGTGGGAAGCCGCCGGTACACCCCCTTCG GATGTGAGACTTGCAGAGGCTGCTTATCATGCGGCGACAACCCTGGCATTCATTTGTCCTTCTGTGTATGTTGATGCCTTTGTGCATCAACTTAAGGAGGACCTTAACCCCGCGTCTTTGGCTTTCATCGGgctggaagaaagaggtaTCTGGGCGACTCCCGAAGATCAGACTTTTGTTGATG TATTGGCCCAAAAGAAGGACGGCGTGCCTGAAAATAAAAACCGTAAGGATTACGCCACCGAAAAGTGGGAACAAGAAGTTCGCGAATCTCTCGCCAAAAAACGCACTGCCACCGCTGGCGTTAAACATTCGAAGCAGGACCAAGCACTTATCAACGCTCAATTAGCTAAGGAATCTGCCACTAGACAGCAGATTAGGCATGTGCAGGGCGCTTTGAATAGAGGTATTGAGCTTGTGAGCGCTTTGACCAAGGCTGGAAatgttgaggttgagagaTGTGTGGGAGGAATGGCAGCGGCGTTGTTGAGTAGTGTTTTTGCTGCCGGAAGCTTCTTGGTAGATGGCAGAGCGTTCGACGTCTTCTCT CAACTTGGCAACCTGGCTTCTGAAAGGCTGGGTGAGACTAGGAGATTGTTGATGGCGACCATTTTGCGATTCTCTGAGTCTCCTTTCGTTCCTTCAGACTATCTGGACGAACCTCTCGGCG AGGTCACAACCAGGATCATGCACCAAATCCACTTTATCGCCGCACAGTCTCCCTTGGATAGTACCACCTACTCTCTCACCAGCCTATTGCTCTCCGTGGTCGTTGAGAGTGGAGGCGTTGGTGTTGAAGGCCAGAGCGATGAGGCTTTGGAGCAATTAACTTTGGTGGTCGCCATCATTGCTACATGTGTTGGAGAAT TCGAAAACGGCACCTATCCTCGCCTTGAAACTATCCGCGCCCTCTTGCATATTCTCACAACCTACACGAAGCTGTCAAAGGATGCCGCGTCAGCACTTGCTGACCTCGGTGCTGCTATCAAGGATGTTGCAACTCAAGGCGAAATTCGGGAGATGATTTCTGGTACCCTTTCAAAGGAGTCTTATGTGCGAAACGCTGCTTTACAAGCTCTTACCCCTGTGGACATTACCGATTTCGATTATCTCGAGGAGCTATGGATCGCTATgcacgacgacgatgagcaGAATGCGAACCTCGCTTCCCACATCTGGGAGGATAATGGTCTTGACTTGCCTGAGAACTACCTGGCTAGTCTCTTAGCCTATTTATGCCACGATTCTGCTGCAGTCAGGTTGGGGACCGCCAAAGCTCTTGCGGAAAGCGCCGACCAGTATCCTCAGCAGGTGGAACCTACCATCAATGGTTTGGAAGTACTCTATGTCGAAAAAGCTAAGTTGCTTGTGCCCGAATATGACCAATTT GGCATGATTATTCCCGAGACCGTAAATCGTCCTGATCCATGGGAATCTCGTGTCGCTATCGCTGCTGCTCTTGAGAAAATGGCCCCTCTTTTGTCTACTGACATGATTACCCCTATCTTTGACTTCCTTATCAAGCAGGAAACTTTGGGTGATCGTCATTCAGCAGTAAGAAGCGCCATGCTTAACGCTGCAATCAAAATTATCGATCTCCACGGCGGATTGACCGTGACAagtttgatgaagatgtttgAGGATCATTTGGCGGCGAACTTACCGGCCAGTGAAACAAATGATTACATCAAAGAGGCCGTTGTCATT CTCTTCGGTCGTCTTGCTCGTCATCTTGATTCTACAGACCCTCGTATCCCCAAGGTCGTGGACCGTCTTGTGGAAGCTCTTAACACCCCCTCTGAACTTGTTCAGTCAGCTGTTGCAGACtgtcttccacctcttgTTCGAGACATGGCCGAAGAATGCGAGTACTTGGTTGACCGTCTCTTCTCGACACTTACCACTGGTGCCAAGTACGCTGCTAGACGTGGAGCTGCTTACGGTCTTGCGGGAGTGGTCAAAGGACGGGGTCTTCAGAGTCTGAAGGAGTACGAGTTGATGGACAAATTGAAGGATGCTGCTGAGGATAAGGACAAAAGTGCATATCAATCCAGACAAGGTGCTCTTTTCGCCTACGAAACTCTTTCCGGGACGTTGGGTAAAGTCTTTGAGCCTTACGTCATTGAGATCATTCCCCAGCTTTTGGCCCTGTTCGGTGATGCTAACGCCGATGTGCGAGAAGCTACACAGGACTGTGCCCAGGTTATCATGTCTCGTGTTTCTGGACACTGCGTCAAGTTGATGTTGCCCACCCTTTTGGATGCATTGGAGGAAAAACAGTGGAGAACAAAAAAGGGTGCTATTGAGCTTCTTGG TGCAATGGCCTTCTGCGCTCCTCGACAGTTGTCTCTCTCACTTCCTACTATCATCCCCCATCTGACTGGTGTAATCAATGATTCCCACGCACAGGTTAAATCTGCAGCGAACACCAGTTTGAAGCGATTCGGTGAAGTGCTGAACAACCCCGAAATTAAGGCTATCCAGAGCACTCTCATGAAAGCCCTTGCCGACCCCACGGCCAAGACAAACACTGCGCTTTCTTCCTTACTCAAGACGACATTCGAGCATTATCTTGATGCTCCTTCTTTGGCCCTGGTCATGCCTATTATCGATCGAGGTTTGCGTCAACGAAGCTCCGAAACCAAACGAAAGTCTGCCCAGATTGTTGGAAATATGGCGTCGCTTACAGAAACCCGTGACCTTGTACCTTATCTTGACCAGCTAATGCCCCTCGTACATGACGTCCTTATCGATCCTGTTCCCGAAGCCCGAGCCACCGCTGCTAAGTCTCTTGGTACTCTCGTCGAACGATTGGGTGAGACTAATTTCCCTAATCTTGTCAACGAGTTGCTTCAGACTCTTAGGTCCGATACCAGTGGTGTCGACAGACAAGGGGCAGCCCAAGGTCTCAGTGAAGTGCTTTCTGGTTTGGGTATGGAGAGGTTGGAGGGTTTGATGCCAGATATCATCACCAGCACTGCGAGCCCGAGGCCTTACGTGCGAGAAGGTTTCATCTCCCTTTTGGTTTACTTACCAGCCACTTTCGGCCATCGATTTGCCCCACACCTCAGCAGAGTTATCCCCCCGGTGCTCAATGGTTTGGCCGACGATTCTGAATATG TTCGCGAGGCGTCTATGCGTGCTGGTAAAATGATTATCGCCAACTACTCAGGAAAGGCCGTTGACTTGCTGTTACCTGAGCTGGAAAAAGGAATGTTGGATCCCTCGTGGCGAATCAGA CAATCCTCGATCTCTCTTACCGGAGAGTTGCTCTACAAAGTCACTGGTATCAGTGGCAAGGTCGaactggaggaagaagacgctCCTACACAATCCGCAGACCATGCCAGGCGAGCTTTGCTGGAGGCATTGGGTGCCGAGCGACGAGATAGGGTATTGGCTGCTCTTTATATCGTTCGACAGGACGCTGTGGGTGTCGTCAGACAGGCCTCTATTCATATCTGGAAGGCGCTTGTGCAAA ACACTCCGAAGACCACCAGGGACATCTTGGGCATTCTCATGCAAATACTCATGTCCCTCTTGGGCAGTTCCCATGTGGAGCAACAAGAG ACTGCATCTCGAACTATTGGAGAACTTTGTCGGAAGAACGGCGAGCGAATCTTAGGCTCCATTATTCCGATTTTGCAAGAGGCGATCTCTTCACCGGATGCCAAAACCAAGGAAGGAGCTTGTCTTGCTTTCGCCGATGTCAT GGCTTCTACCAACAAAGACATCATCTCAGAGCACGAAGATGCTATCATCTCATCTATCCGCGCAGCGTTGGTCGATTCGGAGCCTTCTGTCcgtgctgctgctgcaaaGACCTTTGACTCTGCCCAACACTACATGGGTACCAAAGCCATTGACCAAACCATCCCGACTCTTTTGGAGGCTATGCGTCACCCTGGCGAATCTTCTGAGACTGCTTTGCAAGCTCTACAGGAGGTTATGAGC GTTCGAGCCAATAGCGTTTTCCCAGTTCTCATACCGACCCTTATTGCACAGCCCATCACAGCGTTCAATGCCCGTGCCCTTGGTCAACTCGTCAAGGTCGCAGGCTCAGCTCTCAACAGGCGTTTGGACACTGTGCTCAACGCTTTGGTCCTATCcttggaaaaggagacCTCTGAGGAGATCCTAGAAGAGCTGAACGCCGCGATTGAGTCGTTATTGGAGTCTGTCGAAGATTCGGAAGGTATCCACCTTTTGGAGATGCTTCTCCTTGGCTG GGCACGAGATGTCAATCCCACAAGGCGTTCTACTGCCTGCGATATCTTTGGCACCTTCTGTCAAGTCAACGATTCTGACACAAGCGAATACCGTATCGACTGGATCCGTGTACTTATCTCTCTTATGGACGATGACGTCGAAGAAGTCGTCACTAGCGCTTGGGAGGCGCTCGATCACTTTGTTAAGACCATCGACAAGAGTGAGCTGGAAGATCTTGTcgttcctcttcgtcgCGCAATCGAGTCGGCTGGTGCACCCGGACGCCCAGTCCCCGGTTTTTCAAGACCCAAAGGTGTCCAGTCCATTGTGCCGATTTTGTTGGGCGGTGTGCTCAGTGGAACtcaagaacaaaaagaacaaGCCGCTTTGGGTATCGGAGAGCTTGTGCAAAGGACAACGGAGGCCGCCATCAAACCGTACATCATCCAGCTCGCTGGACCTCTTATTCGTGTCATTTCTGGTCAGGCCATCGCTCCTCAGATCAAGACCGCCAT CCTTACAACACTCACGGTTCTCCTAGAAGAAGTTCCCCAGCTTGTCAAACCCTTCCACCCTCAGCTTACCCGAACTTTCGTCAAGTCTGCTCAAGACCCTGCAGCTCTTTCTGTGCGAAACAAGGCTGCTTCCGGTTTGGGCGAGTTGATGAAACATCAG CCTCGAGTCGACCCTCTGATCACCGAGCTTATCGGCGGTGTACGATCTGGCGACAGTGACATTGCGCCATCCATGGCCAATGCCCTTGCCGCTGTATGCTCTAGTGCGGGGAAAAATATTGGCGCTGCAGCCAAAGCTTCCATTGTCGAGTTGGCGGAAGAAGCGTTCGAGGAAAAACGAAGCGAGAGCTACAATCTTGCTATCTCCCGTGTCGTCGCTGGTCTCGCCCGGACCGATCCCCAGTGCATCAAGGAGATCATCGACAGTTTCGTTGCCCCcgcccttcctcccacACCTTTGGTGAGCATCATGATTCTTACGGTTCTTGAAGAATCTCCGGATGTGTTCTATGATCTTGATTGTGTGGAGGACATTGTGAGGAGAGTTATGAGCAGCATCAGCGCAGACAGCTCCGCGGCTGCCAGGCCCGCAAGGGAGGCCCGAGAACtgatgaggaaaggaaggtatggggatgatgagaaggTGCAGACCTTGTTGCGGTAG